Proteins encoded in a region of the Ornithodoros turicata isolate Travis chromosome 3, ASM3712646v1, whole genome shotgun sequence genome:
- the LOC135389475 gene encoding uncharacterized protein LOC135389475 has protein sequence MPDDLSQEYDTYCQELPLIEQLSVKRYVMEGIGENIFSVQLHTFTDASPTAYGACVYLRVEDWDANVSVNLVFAMSRVAPLKKLTLPRLELMGALIGARLAQYIEECLKLHIHLKQFWPGSTIALHWIQEQANRWKPFVCNRTTEIQSKTDPHSWSHCPGCQNPADMLTLGLTLEALVHGRDWWKGPEWLSEYEGAWPNSLTRTTAFPQTLLYELRRSEVSCLQVSHNTKESLMDPSSFSEYSRLLHVTAWTLRFIENCHQSHNSLRGMLTTDEIKKAALHWFKRAQHDAYAPEIQQLTHGEQIGDNSSITNLRHS, from the coding sequence ATGCCAGACGACCTATCTCAGGAGTATGACACGTACTGTCAAGAATTACCGTTGATCGAACAGCTATCCGTCAAACGTTACGTGATGGAAGGAATTGGAGAAAATATATTTTCGGTCCAGCTGCACACCTTCACCGACGCAAGCCCGACAGCATACGGTGCATGCGTGTACCTAAGAGTCGAAGACTGGGACGCAAACGTGAGTGTGAACCTCGTTTTCGCCATGTCACGAGTGGCTCCTTTGAAGAAGCTGACTTTACCCCGCCTTGAGCTGATGGGTGCCCTCATTGGAGCACGACTGGCTCAATATATCGAGGAGTGCCTCAAACTGCATATACATCTGAAACAGTTCTGGCCAGGTTCTACGATAGCCCTCCACTGGATCCAAGAACAAGCTAACCGCTGGAAGCCGTTCGTGTGCAACAGGACGACGGAGATTCAATCAAAAACCGATCCGCATTCATGGTCACATTGTCCGGGCTGTCAGAATCCGGCGGATATGCTTACACTGGGACTGACTTTAGAAGCTTTGGTCCACGGCAGAGACTGGTGGAAGGGGCCAGAGTGGCTTTCAGAGTACGAAGGTGCGTGGCCAAATTCTCTCACGAGGACTACCGCGTTTCCACAAACGCTGCTGTACGAGCTGCGCAGATCGGAAGTGAGCTGCCTACAGGTCAGTCACAACACGAAGGAATCACTGATGGACCCAAGTAGCTTCAGCGAATACTCCAGACTTCTACACGTCACTGCATGGACACTACGTTTCATCGAGAATTGTCACCAATCACACAATAGCCTGCGAGGGATGCTGACAACCGACGAAATCAAGAAAGCAGCGCTCCACTGGTTTAAGAGAGCCCAGCACGACGCTTATGCTCCTGAAATTCAGCAGCTGACTCATGGCGAACAAATAGGTGACAATTCCAGCATTACGAACCTGCGCCATTCATAG